The Nitrospirota bacterium genome includes the window GAACGGAAAGGAACACCTTAACCGCGCTCATCGGCTTCATATGCATCTCCCCCCTGAATGTCTGGTATGCCCGGGTATAGAATTGATGCAGCATGCCGCTGCCCTTGCATCACGCCCTTATTTCAATGATAGTAGATTCCCTGTCTTTTGCAAGGTACTGTTGCCTAAAGCGTATTCAAATACGCGAGGAGGTCTTGGACCTGCTCATCTTTCAGGTGGGCGAAGGACGGCATGTCGCTGAAAGGGTCCCTGAGCTGTCTCACGACGTTCTCGGGCGTCGCGGGCCGCTTGCTCACCGGCAGCGTCGGGTTCTTCAGGATGCCCTTGTGCCCTGGCGCCATGTCGCCCCTGGCGCTCTTGGGGTCGTGGCACCCGATGCAGAGCTTATCGTACAGCGCCTTGCCCTGCTCGATGCTCTTTTTGTCCTTTTTCACGACGATCTTTGCATCAGCTCCCTTCTGCGCTCCAGCGCTCAAAGACACACCCGAGAACATCAGGAAGATGATCGCTGCAACACCGGTCAGCGTTTTCATAGTTCTCTCCTAAAGTGTATTCATATACGCGATCAGATCGCTTATCTGCGCATCAGATAGAGACGCGAAGGACGGCATCGCCTTCCAGGGCTCTTTCAGCTGTTTGATGATGTTTTCAGGAGTTGCGGGACGGCCGCTGGAGGGCAGTACAGGGCGTTTCAGAATTCCCTTGTGGCCTGGGCCTGCGATCGTCCTGGTGCTGCGGGGGTCGTGGCAGGAAGCGCATCTCTTCTTGTAAAGCCTTTTGCCGCGCTCGATGCTCTCCCTGTCGGCAGCAACCGCGAAAGAGGAAGAAGCGGCCCGCCCTCCATCCCGGCTCGTCACCACCGGCTCCTTTCGGGAGAAATCGGCGATGAGGAGATAGTACCCTCCCGAAGTGCCGAACACGAGGACCGTCAGGACGACCAGGGTCATCCCCATAGCGGCTGCGCGATTGTAGAAGAGCTTATAGAGCTCCACGAAGGAGATCTTCATGAGCAGGATGACCAGCACGGCGAGCGCGAAGACGCCGTGGAGGGACGCCCGCACCGAGGGTTCGGCCTTTGTGGCGGCGATGACATAGAGACAGAGCCCTGCAATGACGAGAAAGAGCAGGAGATAAGCCATCCCGTTGATGCGGTGTATCCTCTTCAGCCGCTCGACACTGTATCTTTTTTCGCTCCTGCCGAAGACCTCGAACATGGTGAAGACCGCAATCCCTGTCAGGGCAAGCAGCACGATCGACAGTATGGTCTTGAAGAGAAAAAGCGGCATCGTCCCTCCTCTCAGCAGCATCCTCTCCCCATTCTATTAGAAAAAGCGGCGGCGCGCAACCGCCGTCCTCGTAATCTGATCTTCGGCATTGTATAATCGTTAATGGTGGGAACATAATGCTCGAATTCATCGTCACCCTGCATCCGGTAACCCAGGCGCTGCTCGCCACCTGCTTCACCTGGCTGGTGACCGCCCTCGGCGCGTCCTTTGTCTTCCTGGCGAGAGAGGTAAACCGGCGGGTCCTGGACGGCATGCTCGGCTTTGCGAGCGGGGTCATGATCGCTGCCAGTTACTGGTCGCTGCTCGCCCCGGCGATCGAAATGTCGGCGGAGAGCGGCCTGCCGGTCTGGTTTCCGCCTGCGGTGGGGTTTCTTTCCGGCGCGGTTTTCCTGAGGATCGTCGATCGGGTATTGCCGCACCTCCACCTCTGGCTTCCGGTCAAGGAGGCTGAAGGGATCAAGACACGCTGGCGGCGGACGACCCTGCTCATCCTCGCCGTCACCCTGCACAACATCCCCGAGGGCCTCGCGGTGGGCGTCGCCTTCGGCGCGGTGGCGGCAGGACTGCCCCAGGCGACCACTGCAGGAGCGGTCGCGCTCGCCATCGGCATAGGGCTGCAGAACTTTCCGGAAGGGATGGCGGTCTCGATGCCGCTCAGACGGGAGGGCATGTCGCGATTGAAGAGCTTCTGGTACGGCCAGCTGTCGGGAATGGTAGAGCCCATAGCCGGGGTTGTCGGCGCAGCGGCGGTGCTCGTATCGAAGCCCCTCCTGCCCTACGCCCTCAGCTTCGCCGCCGGGGCGATGATCTTCGTCACGGTCGAGGAGCTGATCCCCGAGGCGCAGCGGGGAGGCAACACCGACCTCGCCACCATGGGCGCCATCCTCGGATTCACGGTGATGATGATCCTCGACGTCGGCCTTGCGTAGCGCGGTGTGCGCTTCACGGCGTGCAGCACGGCGCGTCAAAGACCGGGGGTGCGCCTTCGAAGCCGCATCCCCTGAAAAACGCTTACCGTTTCGTCTTTCCCCGGAGTTTTGCCTCCTCGCGCAGTGCTGCGGCCATCTCCCTGATCTCGGTCAGGTCGCGCTGCATCTCGCTCCAGCCGTACCAGAGCGCATAATCGGGATTCGAATGGAACGAGCCCTGGAAAGCCCGCATCCGGTGCTCGAGGAACATGACGAAGAGCGTCTGCTCTATGACCGTGGGCGCATCGTGGAACGTCAGCAGGTCGGGGAAGGCGAAGGCGTAGCCCTTCGGCTTCTTCAGGATGCCGTCTTTGTATAATCCCGCAACGATGCGGATCGCCTCGGCCATGAGATGGTCCGCCTCCCTGATCATCAGGTCTCCTTTCTGGAGCTCGCCCCGGGCGAAGTTGGCCGAGTGGCACTGGTTGCAGACCTTCAGCATCCGGTCCCGCTCCTGCTGCCATGCCTCTTGCGTCAGCCGCGCCAGATCCGCTGCCTTGACCGCTTCGAGCCGCTCGGTCGGCTTGCCGTCGGGGCCGAGCACGCCGAGCCCCTGCAGTATGGTGGCGCGGTCCGCTGCCCACTGCTTGTCCTCGGGCATAGGCAGCCTTACGGCAAGGAAGCCCCAGGCGGTCCTGACGCCATGCTCGCCTCCCGGCATGTGACATGTCTGGCATGTCGGCGCTGCGATAGTGTCGGGAAGCACGCCGTTCTGCATCAGCAGATAGCGCACCCCGTGCTTGGAGCCCGAATACATCTCCCACTGCGGATGATCGAACCCCATGTGACAGGTCTGGCAGGCCTGCGGCTGCCGCGCCTCCCTGACCGAGAAGGCATGCCGCGTATGGCAGGAGTCGCAGGCGACCCGCCCGAAGCGATACCCGCCTTTATCGAGCTCCTTGATATCCGCTTCGGACTTTATGCCGATCTTGTGGCATCCGCCGCATCCCTTCATTCCCTCGGTGAGCAGCATCGGCTGGTAATGGATCGTCGGCATCGCCTTCATCGCTGCCCAGGCGAGGGCATGCTTGCCGCTCTTGTACTGTTTCACCCGTTCGGCATGGCAGCCGCCGCAGGTCTCGGGCGTCGGTATCAGGGCCTGCTGGGCATCCTCCCTGGTGCGGTGTTTGTCGCCATGGCAGGCCGCGCAATCGATCCCGTTTTTGCTGTGCTTGCTCAGTTGCCAGTCCGAGATGATGTTGGGGGTGACCTGCTTGTGGCAATCGATGCAGACTTGCGCCGAAGCGAGCGGGACAGAAAGAAGGAGCGAGAAGATAATGACAAGTGTCCGGGAAATCGTGGCCGTTGCATTCATTGCTCTTCACCTCCTAATGCAGGTGTATGGTTGCTACCGTTTACGGGTGAGGAGATGCAGGAGGATCAGGAATTCCATAGGCCGGTCCTCGGCCGTTCTCCTCCTCTTCGCATATGCCTCCCCGCCGGGGGGCTCTCCTGCTATCTCAGAATGAATCCGGGTCTTTTCATCAAGAAGAGGGGCCGGCGGTTCGGGAAGACAGATGATCCCCTGCCGGTACGCCGCCGCCTTGATGACCAGGAGGTCGCGAATACCCCCCTCCTCTACGGGAGCGCGTCTCTCGTGAGCGAGGGCGCACCACTGCACGAGAGAGCCGGATTGAGGGGGGATAAAACCGAGAGCGCACAAAAAGAGAAAGAGGGGCAGGACTCTTTTCACGCCGGCCTCCTGCGCGCGACAACGGAACGGTTTATGAACGCTGAGGGAAACCTTTGTACCTTTACTTCAAAGGTAGCAGGAAACACAGCGCCTGTCAACGAGATAGTGCATACGGCGGCCGTTCAGGGGTTCTGTAAACTCTATCGACACCGCGTGTAAGCGCAGGCGACATTATTGCGGCTCCCGTTCCCTTCCGCCCTTTGGTTTATTGTGATTTTTACCCCGGCACCGATCTTGCAACCGGCTCATCCTAAGTAGAAGCTGTAACACCGGGAAACCAGAAAGCCAGAAAGGAGGAATGTTCATCTCAGCAAGAGAGGCATCACCGTACCTCTGCACAGGGTCGATTGACACCGCAGACAGCGGAAAACATCACGGCACAAAGGAGAACCAATGAAATTCAAGCGCAGCCTGAGTACAGCACCGGTCTTTTTCATTTTCTCTCTCCTGGCAGCGATAATCATCTCTGTCTCCTCGTCAGCGCACGGAGCCGCCGTCTCGAGCAACAGCTCTATCATCAACTGGGAAAGCCTCTCTTACAAGACAAGCGAGGGCATGTCGCTGCATTTCCCGGCCAGGAGCAGCACCTCGTTTGCAGCGGCGTTCAGCTCGTCGTCGTTCGCCGATGACTTTCATTCTTCTGACGGCTGGGGCAGCACGTCCGCCCTGGCGAGTATCGTCTCCCCATCGGGCTCGGCCATAGGAAGCGCCTTTACCAACCCGAGGACCCTCTTCGCCTCTGCAACCGCTTCATCCGCATTCGGCAGCCCGTTCCAGTCCGACGCAGCAGCGCTCCGCTCCGCAGGGTTCAGCGTGTCGGGGAGCGGAGACCTGACGGTGAGCGTCGGCTACAGTTTATCGCAGAGCCTGAGCACTTCGCTCTTCCGCGAGTTTGCAGAGGGCTTCGCCTTCGCAGGGCTCCTCCTGTACTATGACGATAACTCGGCGGTGGCAGCCGACACCGATGTCATTCTGAACTCCATCCTCGACGGCGACTCGCTCTTCGCCTCCCGCACCGGAACCCTGAGCGCCACGTTATTCTTCAATGACGGACAGGGCGGGTTCTTCGACGTGCTCGGCTCCGGCCATTCCGCCGTTGCTCCTGTCCCCGAGCCCTCCACCGTCATTCTCCTGGGTGCGGGGCTGGCAGGCATGGGGCTTTTACGGAAGCGGTTCAAACGCAGCGCCTAGAGATAAGCCTAGAGATAAGGAGGATGGCATGATACCGGTTACTGCTCCGTTAAGGAGAGCGCCGGGGGTTGCTCTGACCCTGGCGGCGCTCTTCCTTATCGCACTTCCCTCATTGCTCCAGGCATACACCTGCGAGCGCATCATCACTGCTGACGTGGTCGCCATCAACCAGTCTATCCCCCTCAACAGGTTCGGCGCGATCAGTCCCGACGGGATGATCTTCGCCCTGAAGCGGGATGTGGTCATGAGCAGCGGAGGCGCTTCGCTGCGGCCGGATAAGCGACCGCGTCCGCTCGTGCTGCGCATGAATGCCGGGGACTGCCTCCGGATCACCTTTACGAATCTCCTCGACGGCGTCCAGGGAGACCAGCCTGCGACACGGGCGGCCTCGATCCATGTAAACGGCCTGCAGCTCGTCAATTCGATCACGGATGACGGCTCCAATGTCGGGACCAATCCGAGCAGTCTCGTCATGCCCGGCGACACCGCCGTCTATACGCTCTACGCTGAAAAGGAAGGCACGCACCTTCTCTACAGCACCGGCGCCATGACCGGCGGCGAGGGCAACAGCGGCTCGCTCGCCTTCGGCCTCTTCGGCGCGGTGAACGTACAGCCGAAGGGAGCCGAATGGTATCGCAGCCAGCTCACAAGGGCCGAGATTGATATGGCTGCCGACCGGGACAAGAACGGCACGGTCGACTATGACGAACAGACTGCCGATGGGCACCCGCTGATCGATTACGACGCGAAGTATCCTGCAGGTTATGCCTATAAGGAGGGACAGCCGGTCATAAGGATACTGAACGACTACAACGAGATCGTCCATTCAGACCTGACCGCTATCATCACCGGCCCGTACCGCGGCCCGTTCCCTGCAGGCACCTACAAGCCCAACCCGGCATATCCGGACAGGGACCAGCCGTTCCGCGAGTTCACCATCCTGTTCCACGACGAGATCGGCGCGGTTCAGGCATTCCCCGAGTTCAATGATCCTGTCCTGGGTTTCACCCTGCACGGGATAAGGGACATGTTCGGCATCAACTACGGGGCTGCGGGGCTCGGCTCGATGCTGCTCGCCAACAGGAAGGGCGTGGGCCCGAACAGGAACTGCGCCGAGTGCGCCTATGAGGATATGAGCTTCCTCTCGTGGGCGAACGGCGATCCGGCGATGGTAGTCGACAATCCCGCCAATACGGGGCTGCAGGCGACGAAGGCGCTCTATCCCGACGACCCCTCGAATGTCTACCACAGCTACATCGCCGACCATACGAAGTTCCGGATACTCCATGCAGGCAAAGAACACCACATCTTCCATCTCCACAACCACCAGTGGCTCTTCAACCCCGATGACGACAACTCCACTTATCTCGACAGCCAGGCAATAGGGCCGGGCTCGTCCTACAACCTCGAGATCGCCTACAACGGCGGCGGCAACCGCAACCAGTCGTACGCCGATTCGATCTTCCACTGCCACTTCTACCCGCACTTCGCGAGCGGCATGTGGTCGCTGTGGCGCGTGCATGACGTCTTTGAAAACGGCACGATACTCGATGCCGACGGCAGGCCCGCGCCGAAATCTCGGGCGCTCCCCGACGGCGAGATACTGGCGGGCTCGCCGATCCCCGGTCTCGTGCCGCTCCCGGGACTGCCCATGGCGCCCATGCCGGCGAACGTGCAGCTCGTCGCAGCGGACATTACCGGCGACGGCATACCGGATTCGAGCCAGATCGACCTGAACGACGACGGGATACCGGATTTCAGACAGGTGCAGGATGTCACTATAGCAAAGAACCCCGGGTACCCGTTTCACATGCCTGCCGTCGCAGGCCATGAGCCGCCCGAGCCGCCCTTGAGCAAGCTCTTCGACGGCGGGTTCCCAAGGCATGTAATGGCTGCAGGAGTGCAGGTGGCGGTCACCAACAGGTTCGAGATTACCAGTGAGCTCCACAATGCGACTGCCTACCGCCTCCCCGAGGCAGGGACGCATGTCGAGAAGACCACCATCGACTTCCATGCGACAAGATTCCACCCGACCTTCACGCCCGAAGGCGCGCCTGCGCAGTTCGAGACTAACGGACGTCCCGCCGTGCGTGGCGCGCCGTTCGCCGACCCCTGCAAGCTCGACAACGGCACGCCGGTGGCGGTCAACCGCACCTACAAGGGAGCGGTCATCGATCCCGATGTGAAGATCAACAAGGCGGGCTGGCATTTCCCCCAATCGCACATCGTCGCCCTGTGGGAGGATGTAGCGCCTCTCATGTCAGGGGCAAAAGCGCCCGAGCCGTTCATCTTCCGCACCAACTCCGAGGATTGCATAGAGTTCCACCACACCAATCTCACGGCGCACGAAGAGGAAGCCAACGCTTTTCAGATCAGGCACAACACAGTGATGATCGGCCAGCACATCCACCTGGTCAAATTCGATGTCCAGGCCTCCAACGGCGGCTCGACCGGCTACAACTATGAGGATTCGAGCATGAGTCCCGAAGCGGTTCGCCACCACATCCATGCCGTCAATGAAACCGGGGGCATCATCAATGAGGATGGAACCCGGACACCGCTGGTCGCGCAGCCGCATCCCTTCTTCAAAGATGTGCCCGGCGTGGACGCGCTCGGCGCACAGACAACGGTCTATCGCTGGTATGCGGACTCCCTTTTGAACAACCAGGGAGTGGACAGGACATTGGGCAATGTCTTCACCCATGACCACATGACGCCTTCGACCAACCAGCATACCGGTCTCTACGGCATGTTCATCGTCGAGCCCAAAGGATCGAGCTGGCGCAACCCGGAGACCGGAGCATTCTTCGGCACACGCGCCGACGGAGGCCCGACGAGCTGGAGGGCCGATATCCTCACCGCCAACCCGCGGGACAGCTTCCGCGAGTTTGTTTTCATGTTCCAGGACTTCCAGCTCGCGTTCCTCAAAGGCGCGTGCGTTGCGCCGGGAGACCCTTCGTGCCTCGACGTGCTCAAGGCGGTAAATCCTCCGGGCAAGGTGGAAGTAGGCCTGCCGTTCCTGCTCGCGCCGCCTGACGTCTGCCCCGGCGGAGTGGAGCCCCCCTGCCCTGAAGCCATCTCGGCGGACGACCCCGGGACCTTCTCGGTGAACTTCCGGAACGAGCCCATCGCCCTTCGCGTGCGCGATCCTCAAACCAACAAGCAGGCTGCGGGGCTCAAGGGAGACCTGGCGTATGCCTTTGCTTCGCGCACCGACCGCGCAGACCCGGCATTCAACATGCAGCCCGCGTTTTATCCGCCGCTTACTGCGGATGTGCGGCCGAGCGACCCCTTCACCCCGATGATGAGGGTCTATGAGAACGACCGGGTGAGGATCAGGATACAGGTCGGCGCGCAGGAAGAGGGACATATCTTTTCGATGCACGGCGTCAAGTGGCTGCAGGAGTTCGCGAGCCCGAACTCTGGCTACCGGAACGCCCAGATGATGGGGATATCCGAACAGTTCATCCTCGATGTGCCGATCAACCCGAATCGTACACAACTGGGAGTTGCAACAGACTACCTCTACACAACCAATGCAGCGGTCGACGGCTACTGGAACGGCACATGGGGCCTGATGCGCGCCTACTCGACCCTGAGGGGCGATCTCAGACCGCTGCCGAGCAACCCGGTCGGGCCGCTGGGCCTCAACATCCTCAACATCGCGAGCTTTCCGGGCATGTGTCCTTCGACCGCGCCGCTCAAGAAGTTCGACGTCACCGCAGTCACCGCACAGAATGCGCTGCCGGGCGGGACCCTGATATACAACTCCCGCACGGAAAACGGCGGTCCGCTGAACGACCCGACCGCGCTGCTCTATGTGAGGACAGCGGACCTCGACGCCTACGGCAAGCTCAAGGCGAACGTCCCGGTCGAGCCCCTTATACTGAGGGCCAATGCAGGCGATTGCATCGAAGTAACGCTCAGGAACAAGTTGCCCGTGCAGTTGCCCGATCCCGGCGATCCGGATACGTGGGGCTTCAGCACCCTTCCGATGATCGTGAACAACTTCAATTCAAATGAGCTGAGGCCGTCGAGCCATGTGGGGCTCCACCCGCAGCTCGTGGCCTATGATGTAACAAAGAGCGACGGGGCCAACGTAGGGATCAATGTCGCCCAGACCGTTGCGCCGAACGGCACGAGGACGTACCGCTGGTATGCAGGAGACATCAAGTTCAACAGCGCAACCCGCCTGCTCTCCGCAATCCCTGCCGAATTCGGGGCGACGAATCTCATCTCTTCCGACAGGATCAAGCACAGCAACAAGGGGGCTATCGGGGCGCTGGTCATCGAGCCGAAAGGCGCAAGCGTGATCGAGGATTACGGGACCCGCGCCGCGGCAACGGTGAAAAAGCCCGACGGCAGCTCGTTCCGGGAATTCGTCCTCCTCTTCCAGGACGATGTGAACCTGAGGTTCGGCAGCGATGCCTTCGGGTTCGCTGCAGGCGACGCCGTGCCCAACACTGCCGAGGCCGAAGACCCGGAGGATTCGGGACAGAAGGCCCTCAATTACCGCACCGAGCCGTTCTGGTTCCGCCTCGGGTTTGCGCCGGACACTCCTTTGATGATGACCCGCGAAGAGGACTTCAGCAACGTCCTCTCCAATGACCTGATCGGCGGCGACCCCGAGACACCGGTCTTCACCGCGAAGAAGGGAGCGCCGACGCGGTTCCGCATACTCCAGCCCGGCGGGCATGCGCGCAACCATGTCTTCACCCTGCACGGCCATACATGGCAGCGGCAGCCTTACCAGAACAATTCAACGGTGATAGGCGACAGGCCGCTTTCGTTCCTGATGAGCGCGCAGGAGGGTCATGGGCCGGCCAACCACTTCGACGTCGTCCCGCAGCACGGGGCCGGCGGCAATTTCAACGTAAAAGGCGACTACCTCTACCGCGACAATGCGTCGTTTTTCCTCGACGGCGGCATGTGGGGTCTGTTCAGGGTAACCGAGTAAAAGCGTTATTACCACAGAGGACACAGAGTGTACAGAGAAAAAATTCTCGAAGAAAATAATGATTTCTCTCCATGCCTCCGTGTCCTCTGTGGTTCAAGAGCACATTAATCCGGAAGGGAGGAGCTTCTGCAAGGTGAGAAACAATAGCGTCGTTTTCATTATTCTTTTCTGCCTCTTCGCATGTATAGCCGCCGACTCATTTGCTGACAGCGACGGGGTCAGGATAGAGTTCTCGGCAATACCGCTCAATGCCGGAGAGCTTCGTGAAGGTGGCCATGCGACCATGCGCTTCAGGATTACGAACACCGGGACCGGCGAGCCCTTGACTTCGCTGAGGCCGATGGTATGGATCGACCGCACGAATGGACCGGGCGAAAGGAGCGCCGGCAGTCTCGCCTGTGAAGACAGGGTCGGCGCACACCTTCAGCGGCGGCTGGGCGCCCGTCCCGATATCGACCTGGGCGGCTACTTCATCCTCACGATGAACAGCGACGCCTCCCTCTCCGTCATAGACCCGATGAACGGCGTCAAGGGCATCACGCAGCTCTATGCAATGGTCACCCTCGATGCGCCCGGCGAAGACTGGGCTGCGGACAGCGACAGGGGGAAGCTCTTCGTCACCATGCCGTCGGTCCGCAAAGTCGCGGTCGTGGATACGGGAACATTCAAGGTGCTCAAAAATATCGACGCAGGGAGCGCACCTGGCCGCATCGCCCTGCAGCCTGACGGAGCATATGTGTGGATCGGCAATAACGCAGGAGATAGAGATGAAAGCGGTGTCGTGGCAATCGATGCGGAAAGGCTCACTGTTGCCGCCCGCATTCCGACCGGCGCAGGACATCATGACATGGCGTTCTCCGAAAACAGTCGCTATGTCTTCGTCACGAGCGACAAGGACAGGACCGTCTCGGTCATCGATACGCAGTTATTAAGAAAGATAAAAGACATCGAGACCGGAGGGGTACCTGTCGCCATAGCCTTTTCTCAGGCAAGCGGAGCGGTCTATGCCGCCAGCGAAGATGATGGCGTCATCACGGTCATCGATGCTCAGAGACACGAGATCACCGCGCGGTTCGGAACAGCGCCCGGAATCGCTGCGCTGCGCTTCAGTCCCGACGGACGCTGGGGTTTTGCAGTGAATGCGAAGAAGGACCTCGTACATATCATCGATGCGATGAGCAACAGGGCAGTCCATTCAGTAGGGACCGGGGCTGCTCCGTATCAGGTAGCATTTACCGGCAAGGCCGCCTATATCCGCTCGCAAGGGACCGGGGACATCACGCTTATTCACCTGTCTGACCTGGACACGAACGCCCCGCGCGCCGCTCTCAGGATACCGATCGGGCAGAGCGCTCCGCAGGCATCTCCCTCTTATTCACTCGCCCCTGCCCTCTTCCCTGCGCCTGAAGGAGACGTCATGCTGATCACCAATCCTGCCGACACGCTCACGTATTACTACCGGGAAGACATGCAGGCGCCCATGGGAACCTTCAAGAACTACGGCCGATCGCCCAGGGCGGTAAGGGTGGTGGACAGGGGCCTCCGGGAAAAAGGCGACGGTACTTACACGGCCGGAATAAGGCTCCCGGAAAGCGGCGCCTACCAGGTCGCCTTTTTCATCGATACCCCAAAGGTTGTCGAATGCTTTGAGCTCACCGTACCTCCCGGTCACCGGCTGTCGAACAAGCACGATAAAGGGCTTCTCAAGGTAGAGTTCCTCACCAGGGAGACGAAAATACGCCCCGGCGAAAAGGTCGGGCTGCAGTTCAGACTGACGGATGCCGTGAGCAATGAACCGAAGGACGGCGTCGGCGACCTCATTGTCCTTGCATCCCTTGCGTCGGGCCAGTGGCAGCAGCGGTACCAGGCAAAGCCCGTGGGCGGAGGCATTTACGAAACGCAGCTCAGTCTCCCCCGTCAAGGCGTGTATTACGTATTCTTATCGAGCCCTTCATTAAAAGCAGGATTCAACCGCATGGAGCATCTGGTGCTGCAGGCAGCAGATAAATGAAACGGCAGGAGTTTTGAGAGGTTCAGAAAAAGGAGAAAGCACATGAGAACGAAAACAAGAGCGCTCATCACGCTGCTGGTCGGACTGCTTATCGTCATGGCCGGCCCGCCGTCCTACGCCGTATTGAAGGCGGTAGGGCCTGTCTCGCAAAGTACGGGGTTCTTCCCGGCGTGGTACTCTGATCGCAACAACGACGCGTTCGAGCTCTGTCTGCCGTCTCCGGGCCCCGAGCTCCAGAACGGGTACTGTCTGCTGCTCCCCGCAGATATTCCCGATCCGAATGCGCCCGTATCGTTCCCGAACAACTTCCCTGAAGAGGCGTTCTGGTGGTCGGCCGGCGCCACGATCGACCTGGGCAACGGCAATTCGGCAGACCTGGTACTGGCGCTCGAAGCGGCGTTCCTCAACGGGGCGCCGGCGGCAGGAGACCAGGTGAGCTTCGGCAGGGTCCGCATCCGGATCGATACTGACGCGGTCGGGACTTACACCGTAACTCATCCTTTCGGCGTCGAAACCTTTACCGTCACCGCCGAGGAGGCGGGCAACCGCGCCATCAACTTTACCAGGGATATCGGCATCACTACGCCCGGAGACTTCACCGGCGCGCTCATCAGCGATATCGGCCCCTTCCTCAAAGCGTCGGCAGCGCCGGGCGGAGCTCCGCTTCCCTACGTAGAGCTCATTCCCGGAAAGTTCTATGTCGCCGATCCCAACACGCCTACAAATGTTACCGGCAGCCCCTTCAATACGAATTTCTTCCGCGTCGAGGGCCCCGCAGGATTCGCTGCCGTGGAGACGACCGACTTCAATCTGCAGGGGAGAGTGTTCAGGGGCACTCCGGTAACGATCGACCGCGCAACCTACCGCAGGACAGGCGGCAACATCATAGTCGATGCATGGGCGAACTCTCTCAGCGGAGCTTCACTTGCAGCAGGTCTTGTCGGCAGCCCCCAGGCTTCAATGCAAGGGAGCAACGAGAGCTTTTTCGGCAGCTTCACCGCTTCGTTACTGCCGTCATTGATTGAAGTGACGGCGTCGATGACAGGCAGGCTCACCTCTACCGTCCAGAGCTCCTTAAGCGATGTCGTTTCCATCTCTCAGGCCGACTTCGACAGCGGCTCAGGGGTGCTGACGATAGCGGCAGCGTCGAGCGATCAGAACGTTGCCACACTGATTGTCGAGAGCATCGGCGCTGTTTCAAACGGCGGCGCCGCGACCTTCACGCTCCCGATTCCGCCTTCAAGCGTTACCGTCACCTCACCCCAAGGAGGGTCTGATACCGAGCCGGTCACGATCGTGGCAGGGGCTTCAGGGAATATTCCACCCGTTGCAACGGCTGACGCTTATTCGGTCAATGCAAACGCAACCCTTACCGTAGCGGCTCCGGGCGTGCTCGGCAACGATACCGATCCCGACAACAACCTTCCGCTTACCGCCGTCCTGGTGACC containing:
- a CDS encoding cadherin-like domain-containing protein yields the protein MRTKTRALITLLVGLLIVMAGPPSYAVLKAVGPVSQSTGFFPAWYSDRNNDAFELCLPSPGPELQNGYCLLLPADIPDPNAPVSFPNNFPEEAFWWSAGATIDLGNGNSADLVLALEAAFLNGAPAAGDQVSFGRVRIRIDTDAVGTYTVTHPFGVETFTVTAEEAGNRAINFTRDIGITTPGDFTGALISDIGPFLKASAAPGGAPLPYVELIPGKFYVADPNTPTNVTGSPFNTNFFRVEGPAGFAAVETTDFNLQGRVFRGTPVTIDRATYRRTGGNIIVDAWANSLSGASLAAGLVGSPQASMQGSNESFFGSFTASLLPSLIEVTASMTGRLTSTVQSSLSDVVSISQADFDSGSGVLTIAAASSDQNVATLIVESIGAVSNGGAATFTLPIPPSSVTVTSPQGGSDTEPVTIVAGASGNIPPVATADAYSVNANATLTVAAPGVLGNDTDPDNNLPLTAVLVTGPSNGSLTLNANGSFTYAPNLNFAGTDSFTYNARDSLGALSPAATVTITVNQVVNTPPTAANDAYIVNANTVLNVPAPGVLGNDSDPDGNLPLTAVLVTGVSNGSLTLNANGSFTYTPTAGFSGTDSFTYRAQDSLGALSALAATVTITVNAPESIAITRAEFRITGSEWRVEGTSAPLGVGTGNTITIYLGPTVGGPVIGTATVLADGTWILRQTGINPGSIRTVSAQSSSGARSEGFPLRVRF